A window of Vigna unguiculata cultivar IT97K-499-35 chromosome 4, ASM411807v1, whole genome shotgun sequence contains these coding sequences:
- the LOC114181694 gene encoding indole-3-pyruvate monooxygenase YUCCA2-like — MEYLKELEGKSVHDCYHHQIKMSKMASPIFVPGPVIVGAGPSGLAAAACLKQKGIPSLILERAQCLASMWQYRTYDRLRLHLPKQFCQLPLMPFPKTLPSYPTKQQFLAYLKVYADHFHIKPSFGQEVVTAEFDHACKLWRVKTQARHKRDETAEYLCQWLVVATGECAEEVRPQIEGLAEFEGTVLHTSSYKTGTRFCGKNVLVVGCGNSGMEVCLDLCNHNARPSLVVRDAVHILPQQMLGKSTFGLSMFLLKWFPMRFVDQFLLLLSHLMLGDTAQFGLHRPKLGPLELKNLYGKTPVLDVGTLAQIKNGKIKVCRGIKRLARNAVEFVDGKVENFDAIILATGYKSNVPSWLKGSDMFSEKDGFPRKPFPNGWKGENGVYAVGFTKRGLLGASIDAKRIAEDIEHSWKAETTHVLEFPCPLA; from the exons ATGGAGTACTTGAAGGAGCTAGAAGGAAAAAGTGTCCATGATTGTTATCACCACCAGATAAAGATGAGTAAAATGGCAAGCCCTATATTTGTTCCGGGACCAGTAATAGTGGGAGCTGGTCCCTCAGGGCTAGCTGCAGCAGCTTGCCTTAAACAGAAAGGCATTCCAAGCCTCATCCTCGAACGAGCTCAATGCTTAGCTTCAATGTGGCAGTACAGAACCTACGATCGTCTCCGTCTTCATCTCCCTAAGCAATTCTGCCAGCTCCCTCTCATGCCATTCCCCAAAACCTTACCTTCCTATCCGACCAAACAGCAGTTCTTGGCCTACCTTAAAGTCTACGCCGACCACTTCCACATAAAACCTTCCTTCGGCCAGGAAGTGGTCACTGCCGAGTTCGATCACGCGTGCAAGCTTTGGAGGGTCAAGACTCAAGCCCGACACAAGAGAGATGAGACTGCGGAATATCTTTGTCAATGGCTTGTTGTTGCTACCGGGGAGTGTGCTGAGGAAGTGAGGCCTCAGATCGAAGGGTTGGCGGAATTTGAAGGGACTGTTCTACACACCAGCTCGTATAAAACTGGAACCAGGTTCTGTGGGAAGAATGTTTTGGTCGTGGGGTGTGGGAATTCAGGAATGGAGGTTTGTCTTGATCTCTGTAACCATAATGCTCGTCCTTCTCTCGTGGTTAGAGACGCG GTGCACATCTTGCCGCAGCAGATGCTTGGGAAATCAACTTTTGGTTTATCAATGTTCTTGCTGAAGTGGTTCCCCATGCGTTTTGTGGATCAGTTTTTGCTTCTGCTGTCACATCTCATGCTTGGAGACACAGCTCAATTCGGTCTTCACCGACCCAAACTTGGGCCTCTAGAGCTCAAGAACTTGTACGGCAAGACACCAGTTTTGGATGTTGGGACACTGGCTCagataaaaaatggaaaaattaag GTTTGCCGGGGAATTAAACGACTAGCACGCAATGCGGTGGAGTTTGTTGATGGAAAAGTTGAGAACTTTGATGCCATCATTCTAGCAACCGGTTACAAAAGCAATGTACCCTCTTGGTTAAAG GGGAGTGACATGTTCAGTGAGAAAGATGGGTTTCCCCGGAAGCCATTTCCAAATGGGTGGAAAGGTGAAAATGGAGTGTATGCTGTGGGATTCACAAAACGTGGCTTGCTTGGTGCATCAATTGATGCAAAGAGGATTGCAGAAGATATTGAACATAGCTGGAAAGCTGAGACCACGCATGTTTTGGAGTTTCCTTGTCCACTTGCATGA